One genomic window of Thioclava sp. GXIMD4216 includes the following:
- a CDS encoding cytochrome c1 — MKTLLISAIAALGLSFGAANANEGGHVTDIAFSFEGPFGKYDQQQLRRGFQVYREVCSACHGLKYVALRTLSDKDGLGMNPDWVRAYAAEMSIYDPELDDERPRKETDHFPTVVDAGAPDLSLIAKSRAGFHGPYGTGIAQFVQGMGGPEYIYSLLTSYTGEETETAGNVLYENHVFSTGYLQMPPPLSDDLIEYEDGTPATTQQMAKDVAAFLMWAAEPKLVDRKEWGFVAVLLLSLLTVLLYLTNKRLWAPFKDRFRHDDYKENIPD; from the coding sequence ATGAAAACCCTTCTGATCTCTGCCATCGCTGCCTTGGGGCTTAGCTTTGGCGCGGCCAATGCCAATGAGGGCGGCCATGTCACCGATATCGCCTTCAGCTTCGAAGGACCGTTCGGCAAATATGACCAGCAACAGCTGCGTCGCGGTTTTCAGGTCTATCGCGAGGTCTGCTCGGCCTGTCACGGGCTAAAATATGTGGCGCTGCGCACGCTCTCCGACAAGGACGGGCTGGGAATGAACCCCGATTGGGTGCGCGCTTATGCCGCCGAAATGTCGATCTACGACCCCGAACTCGACGATGAACGCCCGCGCAAGGAAACCGACCATTTCCCGACCGTGGTGGATGCCGGCGCACCGGATCTGTCGCTGATCGCGAAATCGCGGGCGGGCTTCCACGGGCCCTACGGCACCGGTATCGCACAATTCGTGCAAGGTATGGGCGGACCGGAATATATCTATTCGCTGCTGACCAGCTATACCGGAGAAGAAACCGAAACCGCCGGCAATGTGCTTTATGAAAACCACGTCTTCTCGACGGGTTATCTGCAAATGCCGCCGCCGCTTTCGGACGATCTGATCGAATACGAGGACGGCACGCCCGCCACGACCCAGCAGATGGCCAAGGATGTCGCGGCCTTCCTGATGTGGGCCGCCGAACCCAAGCTGGTGGATCGCAAGGAGTGGGGCTTTGTGGCGGTGCTGCTGCTGTCACTGCTGACCGTGCTGCTCTACCTGACGAACAAGCGGCTCTGGGCACCGTTCAAAGACCGGTTCCGTCATGATGACTACAAAGAGAATATTCCGGACTAG
- a CDS encoding NYN domain-containing protein — MPDTQRHELHRTARLCVLIDADNMPHAHAEAIFEEISGLGEASVRRIYGDWSAQRLGGWAKKANVLGLVADQQFANTKGKNASDIALVIAAMDFLHSGRFDGFVLVSSDSDFTRLAQRIREQGLDVFGIGEKKTPEAFRNACKRFIYVENLGETASPEPTDVTPRLAPVEKLGAKEAIPLIAAAIKRIGLEEEWYSLGQIGQFITQANPDFDTRTYGAAKLSDLIRQTGRFEVRKGEGNHIQVRDRA, encoded by the coding sequence ATGCCCGACACCCAACGCCACGAGCTTCACCGCACCGCCCGCCTTTGCGTCCTGATCGATGCCGATAATATGCCCCACGCCCATGCCGAAGCGATTTTTGAAGAGATTTCGGGCTTGGGCGAGGCCAGCGTGCGCCGGATCTATGGCGACTGGTCAGCCCAACGACTGGGCGGCTGGGCCAAGAAGGCCAATGTTCTGGGGCTGGTCGCGGACCAGCAATTTGCCAATACCAAGGGCAAGAATGCCTCGGATATCGCGCTGGTGATTGCCGCGATGGATTTCCTGCATTCGGGGCGGTTCGACGGGTTCGTGCTGGTATCCTCGGATAGCGATTTCACCCGCCTTGCCCAGCGTATCCGCGAACAGGGGCTAGATGTGTTCGGCATCGGCGAGAAAAAGACCCCCGAGGCCTTCCGCAATGCCTGCAAACGCTTCATCTATGTCGAGAATCTGGGCGAGACCGCATCCCCCGAGCCCACCGATGTCACCCCCCGTCTCGCCCCCGTCGAAAAACTGGGCGCCAAGGAGGCCATTCCGTTGATTGCCGCTGCGATCAAACGGATCGGGCTGGAAGAGGAGTGGTATTCCCTTGGCCAGATCGGTCAGTTCATCACACAGGCCAATCCCGATTTCGACACCCGCACCTATGGCGCAGCCAAGCTGTCGGATCTGATCCGCCAGACGGGCCGCTTCGAGGTGCGCAAGGGCGAAGGGAACCACATTCAGGTGCGCGACCGCGCTTAG
- a CDS encoding TetR/AcrR family transcriptional regulator: MTHSPKQPAMETCIRRGRKFDQVLEGARKVFLRDGFEGASVDDIAREAGVSKATLYSYVPDKRLLFMVFAQQECAMQAQSSMSPMEAMDAPIEVVLTGAAEKLTTYIFSDFGRDIFRICVAEAERFPEVGRQFYATGHVVVCDKLVGLMRRGAERGELKIEDFDFAAEQFLELCKANLHAKIVFGLPEMLTEDCRQRTVKEAVAMFMARYGTKCHCQTEGGAS; encoded by the coding sequence ATGACGCATTCTCCGAAACAGCCTGCCATGGAAACATGTATCCGCCGAGGGCGGAAATTCGATCAGGTGCTCGAAGGGGCGCGCAAGGTGTTCTTGCGGGACGGGTTCGAGGGAGCCTCGGTGGATGACATCGCCCGCGAGGCAGGGGTCTCCAAGGCGACCCTTTACAGCTATGTTCCTGACAAGCGCTTGTTATTTATGGTTTTCGCCCAGCAGGAATGTGCCATGCAGGCGCAATCCAGCATGTCTCCGATGGAGGCGATGGACGCGCCGATCGAGGTGGTCCTGACAGGGGCGGCAGAAAAGCTGACAACCTATATTTTCTCTGATTTCGGGCGGGATATCTTCCGGATCTGCGTGGCCGAAGCCGAGCGTTTTCCCGAGGTCGGACGGCAGTTCTACGCCACCGGCCATGTCGTTGTCTGCGACAAGCTAGTGGGCCTTATGCGCCGCGGCGCGGAACGCGGCGAGTTGAAGATCGAGGATTTCGACTTTGCCGCCGAGCAGTTTCTGGAACTGTGCAAGGCCAATCTGCATGCCAAGATCGTCTTCGGCCTGCCGGAGATGCTGACCGAAGACTGCCGCCAGCGCACCGTCAAGGAGGCCGTGGCGATGTTCATGGCGCGCTATGGCACCAAATGTCATTGCCAGACAGAGGGCGGCGCCTCCTAA
- the aroC gene encoding chorismate synthase, which produces MSYNTFGHLFRVTTWGESHGPALGATVDGCPPGIEISEEFIQVFLDRRRPGQSKETTQRKEPDAVRILSGVFEGKTTGTPIQLMIENTDQRSKDYGEIARQFRPGHADLAYFQKYGIRDYRGGGRSSARETAARVAAGGVAQAVLRQLVPDLKITGYMVQMGVKHINRARFDEAQILQNPFFIPDADVVDEWADYLQAIRKQHSSVGAKIEVVATGVPAGLGAPIYAKMDTDLAAAMMSINAVKGVEIGEGMDAANLTGIENADEIVMGENGPEYLTNHAGGILGGITTGQPVVVRFSVKPTSSILTPRRSINLDGEAVEVVTKGRHDPCVGIRAVPVAEAMTACVILDHLLMDRGQTSGIRGEVGK; this is translated from the coding sequence ATGTCGTATAATACCTTCGGACATCTGTTCCGCGTGACCACTTGGGGCGAAAGCCACGGGCCGGCGCTTGGCGCGACGGTGGATGGCTGCCCTCCGGGGATCGAGATCTCGGAAGAGTTCATTCAGGTCTTCCTTGACCGCCGCCGTCCGGGCCAGTCGAAAGAAACCACCCAGCGCAAGGAACCCGATGCGGTGCGTATCCTGTCGGGCGTGTTCGAGGGAAAAACCACCGGCACCCCGATCCAGCTGATGATCGAGAATACCGACCAGCGGTCGAAGGATTACGGCGAGATCGCCCGCCAGTTCCGCCCCGGTCATGCCGATCTGGCCTATTTCCAGAAATACGGCATCCGCGATTACCGTGGCGGCGGACGGTCCTCGGCGCGGGAAACGGCGGCGCGGGTGGCGGCAGGGGGTGTCGCGCAGGCCGTGCTGCGCCAGCTGGTGCCCGATCTGAAGATCACCGGCTATATGGTGCAGATGGGCGTGAAACATATCAACCGCGCGCGGTTCGACGAAGCCCAGATCCTGCAGAACCCCTTCTTCATCCCCGATGCGGATGTGGTCGATGAATGGGCCGATTACCTGCAGGCGATCCGCAAGCAGCATTCCTCGGTCGGCGCCAAGATCGAGGTGGTGGCCACCGGCGTTCCCGCAGGGCTTGGCGCGCCGATCTATGCCAAGATGGATACCGATCTGGCGGCGGCGATGATGTCGATCAATGCCGTGAAAGGCGTCGAGATCGGCGAGGGCATGGATGCCGCCAATCTGACCGGCATCGAGAATGCCGACGAGATCGTCATGGGCGAGAACGGGCCGGAATACCTGACCAACCATGCGGGCGGCATCTTGGGCGGGATCACCACGGGCCAGCCGGTTGTGGTGCGCTTCTCGGTCAAGCCGACCTCGTCGATTCTCACCCCGCGCCGTTCGATCAACCTTGATGGCGAGGCGGTCGAGGTGGTGACCAAGGGCCGCCATGATCCTTGCGTGGGTATTCGGGCCGTGCCTGTTGCCGAAGCGATGACAGCTTGTGTCATTCTGGACCATCTGTTGATGGACCGTGGACAAACGAGCGGGATTCGGGGTGAAGTCGGTAAATAA
- a CDS encoding dicarboxylate/amino acid:cation symporter yields the protein MVHKRVSLTTQIMVAMGAGIVLGVIFNQIQSGFISTYITGGLLAMIGKMFVNALKMLVVPLVFFSLICGVTGIGDIRVLGRVGGKSFGLYIVTTAIAIAIAILIAKIVGPGQGFTMEGIDTSGISAKTAPSVWDVFASIVPTNPVQAFASGEMLQIIFYTIVLGVAVLMLGEKSDKFVEGCEYMNEVMMKIVSIVMAFAPLGVFCLITKTFAEQGIDLFLPVLAYVLTLTGALLLHLFVTLMVILKLFSGLSPITFIRKIRPAQIFAFSTASSNATIPVTLRCVTERMGARNSVASFCIPFGATINMDGTAIMQGVATVFLANVYGIDLGLTGYLTVIAMAVLASIGTAGVPGVGLVMLTMVLGQVGLPIEGIALILGVDRLMDMIRTAVNITGDAVVTAIVAKTEGQLDIATYENPLAGTADDDLGIDPAAEEKLAHLARPH from the coding sequence ATGGTTCATAAACGCGTATCACTGACGACGCAGATCATGGTTGCGATGGGCGCGGGCATCGTTCTGGGGGTCATTTTCAACCAGATCCAATCCGGTTTCATTTCGACCTATATCACCGGCGGCCTTCTCGCGATGATCGGGAAGATGTTTGTCAACGCGCTGAAAATGCTGGTGGTGCCGCTGGTCTTCTTCTCGCTGATCTGCGGCGTGACAGGGATCGGCGATATCCGCGTGCTGGGGCGTGTTGGCGGCAAAAGCTTCGGGCTTTATATCGTGACCACCGCCATCGCCATCGCCATCGCCATTCTCATCGCCAAGATTGTCGGGCCGGGCCAAGGCTTCACAATGGAGGGCATCGACACCTCGGGCATTAGTGCCAAAACGGCCCCTTCGGTCTGGGATGTCTTCGCCTCGATCGTGCCGACCAATCCGGTTCAGGCCTTTGCCAGCGGCGAGATGTTGCAGATCATCTTCTATACCATCGTGCTGGGCGTGGCAGTGCTGATGCTGGGCGAGAAATCGGACAAATTCGTCGAGGGCTGTGAATATATGAACGAGGTGATGATGAAGATCGTCTCCATCGTCATGGCCTTCGCGCCTTTGGGCGTGTTCTGCCTGATCACCAAGACCTTCGCAGAACAGGGGATCGACCTGTTCCTGCCGGTGCTGGCCTATGTGCTGACCCTGACCGGCGCGCTTCTGCTGCACCTGTTTGTCACGCTGATGGTGATCTTGAAGCTGTTCTCGGGGCTAAGCCCGATCACCTTCATTCGCAAGATCCGTCCGGCACAGATCTTCGCCTTCTCGACCGCCTCCTCGAATGCCACCATTCCGGTGACCCTGCGCTGCGTGACCGAGCGTATGGGCGCGCGCAATTCGGTGGCGTCGTTCTGCATTCCTTTCGGGGCCACGATCAACATGGACGGCACCGCGATCATGCAGGGTGTGGCCACGGTCTTTCTGGCCAATGTCTACGGCATCGATCTGGGGCTGACCGGCTACCTGACCGTGATCGCTATGGCGGTTCTGGCCTCGATCGGCACCGCAGGCGTGCCCGGCGTGGGGCTTGTCATGCTGACGATGGTGCTGGGACAGGTCGGCCTGCCGATCGAGGGCATCGCGCTGATCTTGGGCGTTGACCGGCTGATGGATATGATCCGCACCGCCGTCAATATCACAGGGGATGCCGTGGTGACCGCCATTGTGGCCAAAACCGAAGGCCAGCTTGACATCGCTACCTACGAGAACCCTCTTGCAGGCACCGCGGATGACGATCTGGGCATCGACCCCGCCGCCGAAGAGAAACTGGCCCATCTGGCCCGCCCGCATTAA
- the thiB gene encoding thiamine ABC transporter substrate binding subunit, which produces MKRPLTALRLVAGTALLAATTGGAQAEDLPVLTVYAPDYFTSEWGPGPQIEKGFEARCGCDLQFVAGDVLSRLMLEGDKTKADIVIGLNTDQTARARKTGLFAPSHEDNSRLTLPIKWTDDTFIPFNWGETAFVYDKTKLKNPPKSFEELLDAPDDLKIAIQDPRSSVSGLALLLWVKAVYGDRAPEAWAKLKPKVLTVTPGWSESYGLFTDGEVDMVLSYTTSPAYHIIAEHDNTKAAAIFPEGHYFMAELVGQLKTSKHPELAQDFMDYVLSDDFQGMIATANWSYPAIIKEGFLPPEFASLPRPNKTIFYSEDEAEALRQPALDEWLAAFR; this is translated from the coding sequence ATGAAACGACCCCTTACGGCCCTTCGCCTTGTGGCGGGCACAGCCCTTCTGGCAGCCACGACCGGCGGCGCTCAGGCCGAAGACCTGCCCGTTCTCACGGTCTATGCGCCCGATTATTTCACCTCGGAATGGGGTCCCGGCCCGCAGATCGAAAAAGGGTTCGAGGCCAGATGCGGCTGCGACCTGCAATTCGTGGCCGGTGACGTGCTTTCGCGCCTCATGCTCGAAGGCGACAAGACCAAAGCGGATATCGTGATCGGCCTCAATACCGACCAGACCGCCCGTGCCCGCAAGACCGGCCTCTTCGCGCCCTCGCATGAAGACAATTCGCGCCTGACCCTGCCGATCAAATGGACCGATGACACCTTCATCCCGTTCAACTGGGGCGAAACTGCCTTTGTCTATGACAAGACCAAACTGAAAAACCCGCCGAAAAGCTTCGAGGAACTGCTGGATGCCCCCGATGATCTGAAGATCGCCATCCAGGACCCGCGCTCGTCCGTTTCGGGGCTGGCGCTGCTGCTCTGGGTCAAGGCCGTCTATGGTGATCGCGCGCCCGAAGCATGGGCCAAGCTCAAACCCAAAGTGCTAACCGTGACCCCCGGCTGGTCGGAAAGCTACGGCCTCTTCACGGATGGCGAGGTGGATATGGTGCTGTCCTATACCACATCGCCGGCCTATCACATCATCGCCGAGCACGATAACACCAAAGCCGCCGCGATCTTCCCGGAAGGCCATTATTTCATGGCCGAGCTGGTGGGACAGCTGAAAACCTCCAAACATCCCGAACTGGCGCAGGATTTCATGGATTACGTGCTGTCGGATGATTTCCAGGGGATGATCGCCACCGCCAACTGGTCCTATCCGGCCATCATCAAAGAAGGCTTCCTGCCGCCCGAATTCGCCAGCCTGCCGCGCCCGAACAAGACCATCTTCTATAGCGAAGACGAGGCCGAGGCCCTGCGCCAGCCCGCACTGGACGAATGGCTCGCCGCGTTCCGCTGA
- a CDS encoding thiamine/thiamine pyrophosphate ABC transporter permease ThiP: MARRVPLIAACVALVPALLVLGPILMTALHGGGLTGLRGSDLQALWFTLWQAAASALISCVLAVPLARALARRRFIGRSVLITALGAPFILPVIAAILGLLAVFGRSGLLNQALGALGLPTMTIYGAHGVILAHVFFNLPLATRMVLQGWQAIPAERLRLAMMLDFDGPARRRHIETPMLRATLPGAFIAIFLVCLGSFAVALTLGGGPSATTVELAIYQAFRFDYDTGRAASLALVQVALCVLAVGIGAKISAPTGFGAGLDRPTLYGPSSLWQRSGDAAIIVLAALFLLLPIGLILWRGLPAFPALPLMVWKAAATSLTIALGSTVLALALALPLALAAPRHRWAEGSAMLPLAASGLVLGTGLFLLIQPFAAPTSLLVPVTLVVNATLSLPFITRLLLPEIQSLQADYDRLATSLDLSGWAKLRRLTLPRLARPLGFSAGLACAFSMGDLGVITLFSDGQTRTLPLAIFQLMGSYRLDQAAAAATLLLTLTFGLFALFDRIGHHADPR, from the coding sequence ATGGCTCGCCGCGTTCCGCTGATTGCGGCTTGCGTCGCTCTGGTCCCCGCGCTTCTGGTGCTGGGGCCGATCCTGATGACCGCCCTGCACGGGGGCGGTCTTACGGGGTTGCGCGGGTCGGACCTGCAGGCGCTGTGGTTCACACTCTGGCAGGCGGCGGCGTCGGCGCTGATCTCCTGTGTGCTGGCGGTGCCTCTGGCGCGGGCGCTTGCGCGGCGGCGGTTTATCGGGCGCAGCGTGCTGATCACCGCACTTGGTGCGCCCTTCATCCTGCCGGTCATCGCCGCCATTCTGGGACTGCTGGCGGTCTTCGGCCGTAGCGGGCTGCTCAATCAGGCGCTCGGCGCGCTCGGTCTGCCGACAATGACCATCTATGGCGCGCATGGGGTCATTCTGGCCCATGTGTTCTTCAACCTGCCACTGGCCACCCGCATGGTGCTGCAAGGCTGGCAGGCCATCCCCGCCGAACGCCTGCGCCTTGCCATGATGCTGGATTTCGACGGCCCCGCCCGACGCCGCCACATCGAAACCCCGATGCTGCGCGCCACCCTGCCCGGCGCCTTCATCGCCATCTTCCTCGTCTGTCTGGGCAGCTTCGCCGTTGCGCTGACCTTGGGCGGAGGCCCCTCGGCCACCACGGTCGAGCTGGCCATCTACCAAGCGTTCCGCTTCGATTACGATACAGGCCGCGCCGCAAGCCTCGCGCTGGTGCAGGTCGCGCTCTGCGTGCTGGCCGTGGGGATCGGGGCCAAGATCTCGGCCCCCACGGGCTTCGGCGCAGGGCTGGACCGCCCCACCCTCTATGGCCCGTCAAGCCTCTGGCAACGGTCGGGCGATGCAGCCATCATCGTCCTTGCCGCACTGTTTCTTCTACTGCCCATCGGTTTGATCCTCTGGCGTGGCCTGCCCGCCTTTCCGGCCCTGCCCCTTATGGTCTGGAAAGCCGCGGCCACCTCGCTGACCATCGCACTCGGCTCCACCGTGCTGGCGCTGGCATTGGCCCTCCCTCTGGCACTGGCGGCCCCGCGCCATCGCTGGGCGGAAGGCTCCGCCATGCTGCCACTGGCCGCCTCGGGGCTGGTGCTGGGCACAGGACTTTTCCTGCTGATCCAGCCCTTTGCCGCACCGACAAGCCTCCTCGTGCCGGTCACACTGGTGGTCAACGCCACGCTGTCCCTGCCCTTCATCACCCGCCTTCTGCTGCCCGAAATCCAATCCCTGCAAGCCGATTACGACCGGCTCGCCACATCCTTGGACCTAAGCGGATGGGCCAAATTGCGGCGGCTCACCCTGCCCCGCCTCGCCCGTCCCTTGGGCTTTTCCGCAGGGCTGGCCTGCGCCTTCTCGATGGGCGATCTGGGTGTCATCACCCTCTTCTCCGATGGCCAGACCCGCACCCTGCCGCTGGCGATCTTCCAGCTGATGGGCAGCTACCGGCTGGATCAGGCCGCCGCCGCCGCCACATTGCTTCTGACACTCACCTTCGGGCTCTTCGCCCTTTTCGACCGGATCGGACATCATGCTGACCCTCGATAA
- a CDS encoding ATP-binding cassette domain-containing protein — MLTLDNLRLTQNDWHLEANLNIEQGQHTALIGPSGAGKSTLLAAIAGLFAPERGRVLWQGQDLVQIPPGKRPLSILFQDQNLFPHLSIAQNLGLGISPRLRLSPEDHQRIENVLAATGLQDLGTRRPAELSGGQQSRAALARALLRNRPLLLLDEAFAALGPALKTEMLHLTETLARHHDFTILMVTHDPEDARQLCPQTILVAEGRAYPPEPTDRLLSHPPEALRRYLGTSASSC, encoded by the coding sequence ATGCTGACCCTCGATAACCTGCGCCTGACGCAAAACGACTGGCACCTCGAGGCCAACCTGAACATCGAACAAGGCCAGCATACCGCACTGATCGGGCCTTCGGGCGCGGGCAAATCCACCCTGCTTGCCGCCATTGCCGGCCTCTTCGCGCCGGAACGGGGACGTGTGCTCTGGCAGGGGCAGGATCTTGTCCAGATCCCGCCGGGCAAACGCCCGCTCTCGATCCTGTTTCAGGACCAGAACCTGTTCCCCCATCTCAGCATCGCGCAAAATCTCGGCCTCGGAATCTCGCCGCGCCTGCGCCTCTCGCCCGAAGATCACCAGCGCATCGAAAACGTCCTTGCCGCCACGGGCCTGCAGGATCTGGGCACCCGCCGCCCCGCCGAACTCTCGGGCGGTCAGCAAAGCCGCGCAGCCCTTGCCCGCGCGCTCCTGCGCAACCGCCCCCTCCTCCTCCTCGACGAGGCCTTCGCAGCCCTCGGCCCCGCATTGAAAACCGAGATGCTCCACCTCACCGAAACCCTCGCCAGACACCATGATTTCACCATCCTCATGGTCACCCATGACCCCGAAGATGCGCGCCAACTCTGCCCGCAAACAATCCTCGTAGCAGAGGGCCGCGCCTATCCGCCAGAACCGACAGACCGCCTTCTGTCACACCCCCCCGAAGCGCTCCGCCGCTATCTCGGCACGTCTGCTTCCAGCTGCTAG
- a CDS encoding S-(hydroxymethyl)glutathione dehydrogenase/class III alcohol dehydrogenase has translation MRTRAAVALEAGKPLEIMEVELDPPKKGEVLVEIKATGLCHTDAFTLSGADPEGLFPSILGHEGAGVVIEVGEGVTTLKPGDHVIPLYTPECRECPSCRSGKTNLCTAIRNTQGQGLMPDGTTRFHMLDGTPIYHYMGCSTFAQHTVMPEIALAKVREDAPFDKICYIGCGVTTGIGAVINTAGVEIGSTAAVFGLGGIGLNVIQGLRMAGADMIIGVDLNDDKAEMAKKFGMTHFVNPSKIEGSVVQEIVNLTKKGDDQIGGVDYSFDATGNVKVMRDALECSHRGWGVSVIIGVAPAGAEISTRPFQLVTGRVWKGTAFGGAKGRTDVPKFVDWYMDGKIEIDPMITHVLKLEEINHGFDLMHEGKSIRAVVQY, from the coding sequence ATGAGAACCCGTGCTGCTGTTGCACTAGAGGCAGGTAAGCCCTTGGAAATTATGGAAGTGGAGCTTGATCCGCCGAAGAAGGGGGAGGTGTTGGTCGAGATCAAGGCCACGGGCCTATGCCATACGGATGCCTTCACGCTCTCGGGCGCGGACCCCGAGGGGCTTTTTCCGTCGATTCTCGGCCATGAGGGCGCGGGCGTCGTGATCGAGGTGGGCGAGGGCGTGACCACGCTCAAACCGGGCGATCACGTGATCCCGCTCTATACGCCCGAGTGCCGCGAGTGCCCCTCCTGCCGCTCGGGCAAGACCAACCTCTGCACCGCGATCCGCAATACCCAAGGTCAGGGGCTGATGCCCGATGGGACGACGCGCTTCCATATGCTGGATGGCACGCCGATCTATCACTACATGGGCTGTTCGACCTTTGCCCAGCATACCGTGATGCCGGAAATCGCTTTGGCGAAAGTGCGTGAGGACGCGCCTTTCGACAAGATCTGCTATATCGGCTGCGGCGTGACCACCGGCATCGGTGCGGTGATCAATACCGCAGGTGTCGAGATCGGCTCGACCGCGGCAGTGTTCGGCTTGGGCGGGATCGGTCTGAACGTCATTCAGGGGCTGCGGATGGCGGGGGCCGATATGATCATCGGCGTTGACCTGAATGACGACAAGGCCGAGATGGCCAAGAAATTCGGCATGACCCATTTCGTGAATCCTTCGAAGATCGAAGGCAGTGTCGTGCAGGAGATCGTCAATCTGACGAAGAAGGGCGATGACCAGATCGGTGGCGTGGATTATTCGTTCGATGCGACCGGCAACGTCAAGGTCATGCGCGATGCGCTGGAATGTTCGCATCGTGGCTGGGGTGTGTCGGTGATTATCGGTGTGGCGCCGGCAGGGGCCGAGATTTCGACCCGCCCGTTCCAGCTGGTCACCGGCCGCGTCTGGAAGGGCACCGCCTTTGGGGGCGCCAAGGGCCGGACCGACGTGCCGAAGTTTGTTGACTGGTATATGGATGGTAAGATCGAGATCGATCCGATGATCACCCATGTTCTGAAGCTGGAGGAGATCAACCACGGCTTCGACCTGATGCATGAGGGCAAGTCGATCCGCGCGGTCGTGCAATACTGA
- a CDS encoding cytochrome c → MQRFITFSAAVLLMGSSVAAVYADVADPTVKAWQDGMKELRQSSNILGDMAKGKSSFDAEIAASAASALKEEAKKVAPLFEAKATDPESEAKSSIWDNWEAFTSHATDLEVASAQMDTSSLAGVREGMQAVGAACGGCHKQFKE, encoded by the coding sequence ATGCAGCGTTTCATTACTTTTTCCGCAGCGGTCCTGCTGATGGGCAGCTCGGTCGCGGCGGTGTATGCCGATGTCGCAGATCCGACGGTCAAAGCCTGGCAGGACGGAATGAAAGAGCTGCGTCAGTCGTCCAATATTCTGGGCGATATGGCCAAGGGCAAAAGCAGCTTTGATGCCGAGATCGCGGCCTCTGCCGCTTCGGCGCTGAAGGAAGAGGCCAAGAAGGTGGCGCCTTTGTTCGAAGCCAAGGCCACAGACCCTGAATCGGAAGCCAAATCCAGCATCTGGGACAACTGGGAGGCCTTCACCTCTCATGCCACCGATCTCGAGGTCGCCTCGGCGCAGATGGACACCTCGTCTCTGGCGGGCGTGCGGGAAGGGATGCAGGCGGTTGGTGCGGCCTGCGGCGGCTGCCATAAGCAGTTCAAGGAATAA
- a CDS encoding DUF2794 domain-containing protein, producing the protein MTVQNMPPLSGGTPQIAFDRHELSVILSVYGRMVAAGEWRDYGMSFLRDVAIFSVFRRAAEYPIYRIEKRPALRNRQGMYSVIGMDGRILKRGHDLAQVLQVLERKLIRPID; encoded by the coding sequence ATGACAGTGCAAAATATGCCGCCTCTTTCCGGAGGCACACCGCAAATCGCCTTCGACCGCCACGAGCTTTCGGTCATCCTCTCGGTCTATGGCCGCATGGTCGCAGCTGGTGAATGGCGTGATTACGGCATGAGCTTTCTCAGGGATGTGGCGATTTTCTCGGTCTTCCGCCGGGCGGCAGAATACCCGATCTACCGCATCGAAAAGCGCCCCGCCCTGCGCAACCGGCAGGGGATGTATTCGGTGATCGGCATGGACGGGCGGATCCTCAAACGCGGCCATGACCTTGCACAGGTGCTACAGGTTCTGGAGCGCAAGCTGATCCGCCCGATCGATTAG